A genomic region of Eucalyptus grandis isolate ANBG69807.140 chromosome 5, ASM1654582v1, whole genome shotgun sequence contains the following coding sequences:
- the LOC120293298 gene encoding putative expansin-B2: MALLQSPSICFPLALLLSLLINSSHCFNPKSLNISKVQSNGDWSPAGATWYGSPNGAGSDGGACGYGSGVAQAPFSSMVSAGGPSLFKSGKGCGACYQVKCTENAACSGNPMTVVITDECPGGPCVAESAHFDLSGTAFGAMASSGKADELRNAGVLQIQYQKVKCNFPGAKVAFHVDSGSNPNYFAALIEYEDGDGELGAVNLKQALDSDSWLPMQQSWGAVWKLDGAGQLRAPFSIKLTSLDSGKTLVANNVIPAGWQPGQTYRSVVNFAV, encoded by the exons ATGGCGCTTCTTCAATCTCCATCGATTTGCTTCCCTCTCgcccttctcctttctctcctcATAAACTCGTCTCACTGCTTCAACCCCAAATCGCTTAACATCTCGAAAGTTCAGTCCAACGGTGATTGGTCGCCGGCAGGTGCGACGTGGTACGGGAGTCCCAACGGCGCTGGAAGCGATG GTGGTGCATGTGGGTATGGGAGTGGGGTCGCCCAAGCTCCATTCTCTTCAATGGTGTCCGCAGGAGGGCCTTCTCTTTTCAAATCAGGCAAAGGATGTGGAGCTTGTTACCAG gTGAAATGCACTGAAAACGCGGCTTGTTCCGGGAACCCGATGACGGTTGTTATAACTGATGAATGCCCTGGTGGCCCTTGTGTCGCTGAATCTGCTCACTTCGATTTGAGCGGCACGGCTTTTGGAGCCATGGCGAGCTCCGGCAAGGCCGATGAACTTCGCAACGCTGGGGTGCTGCAAATTCAATACCAAAA AGTAAAGTGCAATTTCCCCGGCGCGAAGGTGGCATTCCACGTTGACTCCGGCTCGAACCCCAACTATTTCGCTGCGCTAATTGAGTACGAGGATGGTGATGGCGAGCTCGGCGCCGTCAACCTGAAGCAGGCTCTAGACTCTGACTCTTGGCTTCCGATGCAACAGTCGTGGGGCGCGGTTTGGAAGTTGGATGGCGCAGGCCAGCTGCGCGCCCCATTCTCGATCAAGCTCACCTCTCTTGACTCCGGCAAGACCCTGGTTGCCAACAACGTGATCCCCGCTGGGTGGCAGCCCGGACAGACGTACCGGTCGGTCGTCAACTTTGCTGTCTAA